A single window of Asticcacaulis sp. AND118 DNA harbors:
- a CDS encoding efflux RND transporter periplasmic adaptor subunit, giving the protein MLAAMLMCVSWRYMVPRSVSLSAVESGLFQTYLSGPATLNALTKADLGSKVSGRLTSVRVDLNDHVVAGQVLATVEQADLQAQALASTSAVHAASSGEMQARAALASAEAGLIHDQGNFNRQAALFKQGWVSQANYDQALASLRSAEAEVAARRQAVQQAVAQVETASAQSQASQAVLGMAEIRAPFDGIITSRNLNPGDLLTPSDKVFEIVSPQTLVLNVRFDETAISAVKPGDKAQIYFGFSPGTSFSGKVLRISRDVDPETREFTADIVPANLPDNWAMNQRATVSIVTGQMANAMSVPLGCIVRRKGTAGVWAVRARRAYWQPVTLGPSSLDRIMIRGGLSASHVICGTRDVYDFMPVETGRKS; this is encoded by the coding sequence GTGCTTGCCGCCATGCTGATGTGTGTCAGTTGGCGCTATATGGTGCCTCGCTCCGTTTCCCTTTCGGCCGTGGAGTCGGGTCTCTTTCAAACCTATCTGAGCGGACCCGCCACGCTGAATGCTCTGACCAAAGCCGATCTGGGTTCCAAAGTTTCCGGCCGGTTGACGTCGGTCCGAGTTGATCTGAACGATCATGTCGTTGCCGGGCAAGTCCTGGCCACCGTAGAGCAAGCGGATCTGCAGGCCCAGGCTCTGGCTTCCACGTCAGCTGTCCATGCTGCCAGCAGCGGTGAAATGCAGGCACGCGCCGCTTTGGCAAGCGCCGAGGCGGGCCTGATCCATGATCAGGGGAATTTCAACCGGCAGGCTGCGTTATTTAAACAAGGATGGGTTTCTCAGGCGAATTATGACCAGGCTCTGGCCTCCTTGCGCAGTGCCGAGGCTGAGGTTGCGGCCCGCCGTCAGGCTGTTCAGCAAGCCGTTGCACAGGTGGAAACCGCATCGGCGCAATCGCAGGCAAGCCAGGCCGTACTGGGCATGGCTGAAATACGGGCACCTTTTGACGGCATTATAACAAGTCGCAATCTGAACCCCGGCGACCTTTTGACGCCAAGTGACAAAGTCTTTGAAATCGTCAGCCCCCAAACCCTCGTCTTGAACGTCCGGTTTGATGAAACGGCCATCAGCGCCGTTAAGCCCGGCGACAAGGCACAGATTTATTTCGGTTTTTCTCCGGGAACCAGTTTTTCCGGCAAGGTGTTACGCATTAGCCGTGACGTTGACCCGGAAACCCGAGAGTTTACGGCGGATATTGTTCCAGCAAACTTGCCCGATAACTGGGCTATGAACCAGAGAGCAACGGTCAGTATAGTTACAGGGCAAATGGCAAACGCCATGTCCGTTCCACTGGGCTGTATCGTCAGGCGGAAAGGAACGGCCGGCGTTTGGGCCGTCCGCGCCAGACGCGCCTACTGGCAACCCGTGACTCTGGGGCCCAGTTCACTCGACCGGATCATGATTAGAGGTGGCCTTAGCGCCAGTCACGTCATCTGCGGAACCCGTGACGTTTACGACTTCATGCCCGTTGAGACGGGGCGCAAGTCGTGA
- a CDS encoding ABC transporter permease, which translates to MNLAYKDVKQNLARFLLTAAGIGFLLMAAIGMIGVYRGIVEDALLVINKVGADLWIVQGERDGPFAESSSIASHIDQRAAGLTGVEKVRRFVQFSQQFAHEGKSLRASITGLDYPTDSGEWFALTNGRYIQSGHFEAIADAATGLSLGAKVRLGKDDFTIVGTTRGMVDPSGDGMVFVTINDATAIASTRTSEQVLLARAKTGTIATQGSVSQDSKIAAVLITLSPGASLETVRASAMRWGDVNVITQNEQRDLLLNKRLARLRTQILAFTGVLLVVTAIVVSLIIYTLTMEKRNQIALLKLIGARDSVIINMIAQEAALIGLSGFGLALIIANLLFPLFPRRVAMMPADLGTLFVFLALICALASWVGIAQAMKIRAQEVLS; encoded by the coding sequence GTGAACCTCGCGTACAAGGACGTAAAACAAAATCTTGCCCGTTTCCTTCTGACCGCCGCCGGGATCGGGTTTCTGCTTATGGCGGCTATCGGTATGATCGGCGTCTATCGCGGCATCGTTGAAGATGCCCTTCTGGTGATCAATAAGGTCGGGGCGGATTTATGGATCGTTCAGGGCGAACGTGACGGTCCATTTGCCGAATCGTCATCGATTGCGTCACACATCGACCAGCGGGCTGCCGGACTTACGGGTGTTGAAAAAGTCCGGCGATTTGTTCAGTTCAGTCAGCAGTTTGCGCATGAGGGCAAGTCGTTGAGGGCCTCAATCACCGGCCTTGACTATCCCACCGACAGCGGTGAGTGGTTCGCTTTGACGAACGGACGGTATATTCAAAGCGGCCATTTCGAAGCGATCGCCGACGCGGCCACCGGCCTGAGCCTCGGCGCGAAGGTGCGTCTGGGGAAGGATGACTTTACCATAGTCGGAACAACGCGTGGCATGGTGGACCCGTCCGGCGACGGCATGGTGTTCGTCACCATCAATGACGCGACCGCAATTGCATCGACGCGTACGAGCGAACAGGTTTTGCTGGCACGGGCAAAGACCGGAACTATCGCCACGCAGGGCTCCGTATCGCAGGACAGCAAGATCGCGGCTGTCCTTATAACGCTTTCGCCGGGGGCGTCGCTGGAAACGGTCCGCGCCAGCGCCATGCGTTGGGGGGACGTCAACGTCATCACACAAAACGAACAACGTGACCTTCTGCTCAATAAGCGGCTGGCGAGGCTGAGAACCCAGATACTGGCCTTCACGGGGGTTCTGCTGGTCGTCACAGCGATCGTCGTTTCGCTGATCATCTACACCTTGACGATGGAAAAACGCAACCAGATCGCCTTGCTGAAGCTGATTGGCGCGCGCGACAGCGTTATCATCAACATGATCGCTCAGGAAGCGGCTCTGATAGGGCTTTCAGGTTTTGGACTGGCGCTCATCATCGCCAATCTTCTGTTCCCCCTCTTCCCCAGGCGCGTTGCGATGATGCCCGCCGATCTGGGGACGCTGTTTGTGTTTCTGGCTCTGATATGTGCGCTGGCAAGCTGGGTGGGTATTGCCCAGGCGATGAAAATTCGCGCGCAGGAGGTCTTGTCTTGA
- a CDS encoding alpha/beta hydrolase → MSEHTRYDNPAISSRRRLLQASAAGVVIAAATSIMATTAKAQTMSQDWDKVFPRSNQVDHQKVTFKTRYGLTLVGDLYLPKTRGTDKLAAIAVSGPFGAVKEQSSGLYAQTMAERGFATLAFDPSFTGESSGEPRNVASPDINTEDFSAAVDFLGLHPAVDRERIGVIGICGWGGMALNAAAVDKRVKAVVASTMYDMTRVMSKGYNDSVTLEQRTQTLEHLSRQRWADAETGMPAFQPAYNKLKGGEPQFMVDYHDYYMTRRGYHARAVNSGNAWTITTPLSFMNMPLLSYIKEISPRPVLLVHGEKAHSRYFSETAYAAAAEPKELLIIPGASHVDLYDRLDIIPFDKLTAFFTETLV, encoded by the coding sequence ATGTCCGAACACACCCGTTACGATAACCCCGCAATTTCTAGCCGGCGTCGCCTCCTGCAAGCTTCCGCAGCAGGCGTCGTCATCGCCGCGGCCACTTCTATTATGGCTACAACCGCAAAGGCTCAAACTATGTCACAAGACTGGGATAAGGTTTTCCCTCGCAGTAACCAGGTCGATCACCAGAAGGTCACGTTCAAGACTCGTTATGGCCTCACCCTTGTCGGCGATCTCTATCTGCCCAAGACTCGTGGAACTGATAAGCTGGCCGCGATTGCCGTCAGTGGTCCGTTTGGCGCGGTAAAGGAGCAATCCTCCGGGCTGTACGCCCAGACCATGGCCGAACGCGGATTTGCGACGCTTGCGTTCGATCCGTCCTTCACGGGCGAGAGCAGCGGCGAGCCTCGCAATGTGGCGTCCCCGGATATCAATACCGAGGACTTCAGCGCTGCTGTGGATTTCCTGGGGCTGCATCCCGCCGTCGATCGCGAACGGATCGGCGTCATCGGCATCTGCGGATGGGGCGGCATGGCGCTCAATGCCGCCGCCGTGGACAAGCGCGTCAAGGCCGTGGTGGCCAGCACCATGTACGATATGACGCGCGTTATGTCGAAAGGTTACAACGATAGTGTGACGCTGGAGCAGCGAACGCAAACGCTTGAACACCTAAGCCGCCAACGTTGGGCAGACGCCGAAACGGGGATGCCCGCCTTCCAACCCGCCTACAATAAGCTCAAGGGCGGCGAACCGCAATTTATGGTCGATTACCATGACTACTACATGACGCGACGAGGTTATCACGCGCGAGCCGTAAATTCCGGGAATGCCTGGACGATCACCACGCCCCTATCCTTTATGAATATGCCGCTGCTTTCATACATTAAGGAGATATCGCCACGTCCGGTGCTCCTCGTCCACGGTGAGAAAGCGCATTCGCGTTACTTTAGTGAAACCGCGTATGCGGCGGCGGCGGAACCGAAGGAACTGCTGATTATTCCGGGCGCCAGCCACGTCGATCTTTATGATCGGCTCGACATTATTCCGTTCGACAAGCTGACGGCGTTCTTCACTGAGACACTCGTCTGA
- a CDS encoding LysR family transcriptional regulator — protein sequence MQINRSDLLDFSHFLAIARHGNFRLAGLEQGVTASALSHSLKGLEARLGVRLLNRTSRSVTLTAAGEELFASISEPFQAIGLAVEGLNRFRAEPAGRIRLNVLEEASTLLLAPVLPIFFKRYPAVELEVSVSNRMVDIVGEGFDAGIRWGGTVPDDMIARRLSADVRWVVVGSPKYLEKTGIPKVPEDLLSHQGVRIRLGNGGRYDWELEGKGREIALDVPGPITIDNTQFTLQLVSRGGGLAYLPEPTVIPYVQRGELVRVLDDWAPLGPGLHMYYSGRHQVPTGLRLLIDIIRELQPLGL from the coding sequence ATGCAAATCAACCGTTCTGACCTCCTGGATTTCAGCCATTTCCTTGCGATAGCCAGACATGGGAACTTTCGCCTCGCCGGTCTTGAGCAAGGTGTCACCGCGTCGGCGCTGAGTCACTCACTGAAGGGATTGGAGGCACGCCTTGGCGTCCGGCTATTGAATCGGACCAGCCGTAGCGTGACGCTCACCGCCGCCGGCGAAGAGCTCTTCGCTTCCATTAGCGAGCCCTTTCAAGCCATTGGCTTGGCTGTGGAGGGATTGAATCGTTTCCGCGCAGAGCCTGCAGGTCGAATAAGGCTCAATGTGCTGGAAGAGGCGAGCACCTTACTCCTCGCCCCTGTGTTGCCTATATTCTTCAAGCGCTATCCCGCCGTCGAACTCGAAGTCAGTGTCTCGAACCGCATGGTCGACATTGTCGGCGAAGGGTTCGACGCTGGCATCAGGTGGGGCGGCACCGTCCCCGACGACATGATCGCCCGGCGCCTGTCCGCCGATGTTCGGTGGGTTGTCGTTGGGTCTCCCAAATACCTAGAAAAGACTGGCATACCGAAAGTCCCCGAAGACCTGCTCTCGCATCAGGGCGTCAGAATTCGACTTGGCAATGGCGGACGCTATGATTGGGAACTTGAAGGCAAGGGTCGGGAAATCGCGCTTGATGTCCCCGGCCCAATCACGATCGACAATACGCAGTTCACACTTCAACTGGTGAGTCGGGGCGGCGGGCTGGCCTACCTGCCAGAGCCGACGGTAATCCCCTACGTCCAGAGGGGGGAACTGGTCCGCGTGCTCGATGATTGGGCCCCCTTGGGTCCTGGACTGCATATGTACTATTCCGGGCGCCATCAGGTGCCCACGGGATTGCGTCTGTTGATAGACATTATCCGGGAACTCCAGCCGCTGGGGCTGTGA
- a CDS encoding ATP-binding protein, producing the protein MATFRNPLSSLWGQTLFGTLGLILLGQIVTLALVFAFIVLPQTRTFARIAGDNLANTVLLLQTSPESQRPKLLSLIRASAEIEFRSSPPPDARPAVQHLQRRFMMALVNSLRERGIKVLLVDNRQSLVWVELSLDSKPTWMSLSPRAAHPVGWVALALVMLAIFLAVLATLVMHTVIMNPLDRLRSMADSVHESSGPVRISEDGPSELAALGRSFNAMVLRREQADLDRNLLLAGISHDLRTPLSRLRLAFEMSGMSGLPYGALAERQIDRIQTILSQFMCFARGYDSEPLTSTDPQALILDIIRDFEDCDVHFSVTGIVPRLAVRREALSRALINLIENALKYGVTPVEIALRHEEESVIFAVRDQGPGMAKEEAARLRRPFVRGGTVGQESHAQVDVPGTGLGLALVDKIAQLHFGRLEFEQRDYGFEARLVMPVRQQTAEA; encoded by the coding sequence ATGGCCACTTTCCGCAACCCGCTCAGCAGCCTGTGGGGTCAGACGCTTTTTGGGACGCTGGGTCTTATACTCCTGGGGCAGATCGTTACGCTGGCACTGGTTTTTGCCTTTATCGTCTTGCCCCAGACCCGTACCTTCGCCCGCATCGCCGGAGATAATCTGGCCAATACGGTGCTTTTGCTACAGACGTCGCCAGAGTCGCAGCGTCCGAAACTCTTAAGCCTCATCCGTGCCTCGGCGGAAATTGAATTCAGGTCGTCACCCCCGCCCGACGCCAGACCCGCTGTGCAGCATTTGCAGCGACGTTTCATGATGGCTCTTGTAAATAGCCTTCGAGAACGCGGGATCAAAGTGCTCCTCGTCGACAATCGCCAGAGTTTAGTGTGGGTGGAACTGTCGCTTGACAGCAAGCCGACATGGATGAGCCTCTCCCCCCGTGCGGCCCACCCCGTCGGATGGGTGGCTTTGGCATTGGTCATGCTGGCTATTTTTCTTGCCGTTTTGGCCACCCTGGTAATGCACACCGTCATTATGAACCCTCTCGATCGTTTGAGGTCGATGGCCGATAGTGTTCACGAGTCCAGTGGACCCGTCCGTATATCGGAAGACGGACCGAGCGAACTTGCGGCGCTGGGGCGCAGTTTCAACGCAATGGTTCTGCGGAGGGAACAAGCGGACCTCGATCGAAATCTCCTTCTGGCTGGAATTAGCCACGATCTGCGTACGCCCTTGTCGCGGCTGCGCCTGGCTTTTGAAATGTCGGGAATGTCCGGCCTCCCCTATGGCGCCCTCGCTGAACGCCAGATAGATCGCATACAGACCATTTTGTCGCAATTTATGTGCTTTGCCCGCGGATATGACAGCGAACCCCTCACCTCAACTGATCCTCAAGCCCTTATCCTTGATATTATTCGCGATTTTGAAGACTGTGACGTGCATTTCAGCGTTACCGGCATTGTCCCGCGCCTCGCCGTCAGGCGCGAAGCCCTGAGCCGCGCCCTTATCAACCTTATCGAGAACGCCTTAAAATACGGCGTCACGCCCGTTGAGATCGCCCTCAGACATGAGGAAGAGTCGGTTATCTTCGCTGTGCGTGATCAGGGGCCAGGCATGGCCAAAGAGGAAGCAGCGCGCCTGCGTCGCCCATTCGTTCGCGGAGGGACTGTCGGGCAAGAAAGCCACGCTCAGGTCGATGTTCCCGGCACGGGCCTTGGACTGGCGCTGGTCGATAAGATTGCACAACTACATTTCGGAAGACTGGAATTCGAACAACGGGATTACGGCTTCGAAGCACGCCTTGTCATGCCGGTGCGCCAGCAAACCGCCGAGGCGTAG
- a CDS encoding ABC transporter ATP-binding protein translates to MSDVILDVRNVERHYPSGDSVVKALDGVSLEAHRGELIGITGPSGSGKSTLLLICGLLEPPSRGEAWMDKACVSWPGAQLDTLRDYRRDRIGFVFQKPNLIPFLTAVENVAIALEIARVPTREAQHYAADLLRALDLGHRIDSLPVRLSGGEQQRVAVARALANDPSLILADEPTAALDSVRGRQVMELFKRITRERRACVLVVTHDPRALDLFDRVIELSDGRISNETASRRAGTPL, encoded by the coding sequence TTGAGCGATGTCATTCTCGACGTTCGCAATGTGGAACGCCACTATCCAAGCGGGGATAGCGTGGTGAAAGCGCTGGATGGTGTCAGTCTGGAAGCGCATCGTGGGGAACTGATCGGTATAACGGGGCCCAGCGGGTCCGGGAAAAGTACGCTCCTGTTGATCTGCGGTCTTCTTGAGCCGCCGAGTCGTGGAGAGGCGTGGATGGACAAGGCCTGCGTGTCATGGCCGGGTGCACAACTCGATACGCTTCGCGATTACAGACGTGATCGGATCGGGTTTGTTTTTCAGAAACCCAACCTTATCCCTTTCCTCACAGCCGTCGAAAATGTGGCCATCGCCCTTGAGATCGCGCGGGTGCCGACCCGGGAGGCCCAGCACTACGCGGCGGATCTTTTGAGAGCCCTGGACCTCGGCCATCGCATCGACAGCCTCCCCGTGCGCTTGTCCGGAGGTGAGCAGCAGCGCGTTGCCGTCGCCCGCGCCCTGGCCAACGATCCATCTCTTATTTTAGCCGATGAGCCCACAGCCGCCCTAGACAGCGTAAGGGGCCGTCAGGTCATGGAATTGTTCAAGCGGATAACCCGTGAGCGAAGAGCCTGCGTGCTTGTCGTTACCCACGATCCCAGAGCGCTTGATCTGTTCGACCGCGTGATCGAACTATCAGATGGACGCATATCGAATGAAACCGCCTCTCGCCGAGCCGGCACCCCGCTTTAA
- a CDS encoding TOPRIM nucleotidyl transferase/hydrolase domain-containing protein, producing MALFGLETDRDHDFIGASNAAGKSALLHALPKLLGVTRAANGYPDLHFARFILLFEGDSERIVLPEVARALELLVDTAFVATVPLGGGRGGSAR from the coding sequence TTGGCCCTATTCGGCTTGGAAACGGATCGAGACCACGACTTCATCGGCGCGTCCAATGCGGCCGGCAAGAGCGCGCTTTTGCACGCCCTTCCGAAGCTGTTAGGGGTCACACGCGCTGCGAACGGTTATCCCGATCTCCATTTCGCGCGCTTCATCCTGCTCTTTGAAGGCGATTCCGAACGGATCGTTCTTCCCGAAGTCGCCCGCGCTCTGGAACTGCTTGTTGATACGGCGTTTGTCGCCACGGTTCCCCTCGGTGGCGGTCGCGGCGGATCGGCTCGCTGA
- a CDS encoding exo-alpha-sialidase, with translation MNVRHLCLTLGFIAASTFTVQAEPAAYSWKTVPLGGGGFVDGFLYHPKAKDRLYVRTDVGGSYRLDFTTDRWVPLMDGFGRDDWDCLGNLALAVDPQNPDRLYSTCGLYLTDAVPQAGVIRSEDRGKTWQKTTLPFRLGGNALGRGTGERLVVDPKNGERLLLGSNRDGLWESTDRGRSFRKVAGYAPAGVTFLLFGQDVIYAGSGTNVSAWEGSAGGGVYRSTDGGKTFALIPGSPSLIPHQAALDDAGNLYVTFADGLGPHGVKNGAVYRLNTDGSWTDISPDKPGATVTFGYSGLDLQGGVLVVSTSNRYASKDDLYVSRDGGRNWKPVGPRAEHAFTEYPWLASYMTGDDEDAGSRRDMGHWMDAVKINPFNTDELVYGTGYGVWRTRNLSALERGEAVRFDFTNANLEETVVLGLESPPDGPRVLMAAGDVGGTAFDDFSRSPTNGFFTPMNKTNQSVAFAALKPKVIVRSVDNEAGRGYISFDGSQSWHGLSSVPKPIDTADWHAHRAGRIVISANATSLVWVPEGEPAYASPDLGRSWAVSRGWPKAEKGQEAIADTVRDGVFYGWDRRTGTVLISDDHGATFRTLLTLSPSEGGQLRAVPGKAGELWLAAGDRLIHINGRQASAPLNGVDAAWQVTFGKAAPGATYPTVFIWGKVNGEEGLWRSTDKGQSWVRINTDATRFGRMRAIAGDPREFGVLYISPDGRGTLVGKPTNQSDMP, from the coding sequence ATGAACGTCAGACACCTCTGCCTGACCCTTGGATTCATCGCGGCCTCGACCTTCACGGTTCAAGCCGAGCCGGCCGCCTATAGCTGGAAGACGGTTCCTCTGGGCGGGGGCGGGTTTGTCGACGGCTTCCTTTATCATCCGAAGGCGAAAGACCGCCTCTATGTGCGCACCGATGTCGGCGGGTCCTATCGCCTCGACTTCACCACCGACCGCTGGGTGCCGCTGATGGACGGCTTCGGGCGCGACGACTGGGACTGCTTAGGCAATCTGGCCCTGGCCGTCGATCCGCAGAATCCCGATAGGCTCTATTCGACCTGCGGCCTTTATCTGACCGACGCCGTGCCGCAGGCGGGCGTCATACGCTCCGAAGACCGCGGTAAAACCTGGCAAAAAACCACCCTGCCCTTCCGGCTGGGCGGCAATGCCCTGGGGCGCGGCACGGGTGAACGACTGGTGGTCGATCCCAAAAACGGCGAGCGCCTGCTGCTCGGCAGCAATAGGGACGGCCTGTGGGAAAGCACCGATCGCGGACGTTCGTTCCGCAAGGTCGCGGGTTACGCACCGGCGGGCGTGACCTTCCTGCTGTTCGGCCAAGACGTGATCTATGCCGGTTCGGGCACCAATGTCTCGGCATGGGAAGGCTCGGCCGGCGGCGGCGTCTATCGCTCGACCGACGGCGGCAAGACCTTCGCCCTGATTCCCGGCTCGCCGTCCCTGATCCCGCATCAGGCGGCGCTCGATGACGCTGGCAATCTCTATGTCACCTTTGCCGACGGCCTCGGCCCGCACGGGGTCAAGAACGGCGCGGTGTATCGGTTGAACACGGACGGAAGCTGGACCGACATTTCCCCGGACAAGCCCGGCGCCACCGTGACCTTCGGCTATTCGGGCCTGGACCTGCAAGGCGGCGTGCTGGTCGTTTCCACCTCCAACCGTTACGCCAGCAAGGACGACCTCTATGTCAGCCGCGACGGCGGCCGGAACTGGAAACCCGTTGGACCGAGGGCCGAACACGCCTTTACCGAATATCCGTGGCTGGCCAGCTATATGACCGGCGATGACGAGGACGCCGGCAGCCGCCGCGATATGGGCCACTGGATGGACGCGGTGAAGATCAATCCGTTCAATACGGATGAACTGGTCTACGGCACCGGCTACGGCGTGTGGCGCACGCGCAACCTCTCCGCCCTCGAACGCGGCGAAGCCGTGCGCTTCGACTTCACCAACGCCAATCTGGAAGAGACGGTGGTTCTGGGACTGGAGAGCCCGCCCGACGGACCGCGTGTGCTGATGGCGGCGGGCGATGTCGGCGGCACAGCGTTCGACGATTTCAGCCGCAGCCCGACGAACGGCTTTTTCACCCCGATGAACAAAACCAATCAGTCGGTGGCCTTTGCCGCTTTAAAACCGAAAGTCATCGTGCGCTCCGTCGATAACGAGGCCGGGCGCGGCTACATCTCCTTCGACGGCTCGCAAAGCTGGCACGGCCTGTCTTCGGTGCCCAAGCCCATCGACACCGCCGACTGGCACGCCCACCGGGCGGGCAGGATCGTCATTTCCGCCAACGCGACCTCGCTGGTCTGGGTGCCGGAGGGGGAACCGGCATACGCTTCCCCGGACCTCGGCAGGAGCTGGGCGGTATCGAGAGGCTGGCCAAAGGCCGAGAAGGGACAGGAAGCCATTGCCGATACGGTCAGGGACGGTGTCTTTTACGGCTGGGATCGCCGAACGGGTACGGTGCTGATCAGCGACGACCACGGCGCGACCTTCCGGACGCTGCTCACCCTGTCGCCGTCCGAGGGCGGACAGCTACGCGCCGTGCCGGGCAAGGCGGGCGAACTGTGGCTGGCGGCCGGGGACAGGCTCATCCACATCAATGGCCGTCAGGCCTCTGCGCCTCTGAACGGCGTCGATGCGGCCTGGCAGGTGACCTTCGGCAAGGCCGCCCCCGGCGCGACCTACCCCACGGTTTTTATATGGGGCAAGGTGAACGGCGAGGAAGGCCTGTGGCGTTCGACCGACAAGGGGCAGTCGTGGGTACGGATCAATACCGACGCCACGCGCTTCGGGCGGATGCGGGCCATTGCCGGCGACCCGCGGGAATTTGGTGTGCTGTACATCTCACCCGACGGACGCGGGACCCTGGTCGGCAAACCGACAAACCAGAGCGATATGCCGTAG
- a CDS encoding pepsin/retropepsin-like aspartic protease family protein — translation MTLATRRFFMSTLSMLTLAGSSALARSTNHPDILDAIASRDIDALEAWRGEGDDKQLADAVVLALRHKDEHAIARLTAFAASNAPVKMRATALTELGAIYLRQSQFSLSHKAFTAAGELDPSLASEVQTQTTAFVAALSQAPAMSLVQSDPTTLPLTRDLAGLARIDVAFDANSLSAVLDSGAAFSTITQTTAQKLGLTFLESSASVGSVSRAAITTRFAVASKLRIGKAVLKDVVFIVLPDEQLSFAGGKYTIDVIIGLPVMLDLGKLTFASEGVSETFSFDAKGKTPGKPNLILSGVQPLMQVRTAQGGHRLRMFVDTGARQTSLHRTALLDYPDLGKQAETKAATVGGAGGTAVDAAAMVLPRLLLEAAGRQINLPNIRVLSKAQPDRHGEIGQDFLRQAKSFTLDFNSMILSMA, via the coding sequence GTGACCCTCGCAACCCGCCGTTTCTTTATGTCCACCCTGTCCATGTTGACACTTGCGGGGTCGTCCGCACTGGCTCGCTCAACAAATCATCCAGACATATTAGATGCCATTGCCTCACGCGATATCGACGCGTTGGAAGCGTGGCGGGGCGAGGGTGACGATAAACAACTGGCGGACGCGGTGGTTTTGGCACTCAGACATAAGGACGAACACGCCATAGCCAGACTGACGGCATTCGCGGCGTCAAATGCCCCGGTGAAGATGCGCGCAACGGCGTTAACGGAACTGGGAGCTATATATTTGCGTCAGAGCCAGTTTTCGCTCTCCCATAAGGCGTTTACCGCCGCCGGAGAGCTCGACCCTTCGCTCGCAAGTGAAGTCCAGACTCAGACCACCGCTTTTGTCGCCGCGCTTTCGCAGGCTCCGGCCATGTCCCTGGTGCAATCTGACCCGACGACCCTTCCTTTGACACGTGATCTCGCGGGGCTTGCGCGCATCGATGTGGCGTTTGACGCGAATAGCCTGTCGGCGGTGCTTGATAGTGGTGCGGCTTTTTCGACTATCACTCAAACAACCGCCCAGAAACTGGGGCTCACATTCCTTGAGTCCTCAGCGTCAGTAGGCAGTGTGAGTCGTGCGGCTATAACCACGCGGTTCGCTGTGGCCTCAAAACTGAGGATCGGCAAGGCCGTGCTAAAGGACGTCGTTTTTATTGTCTTGCCGGACGAACAACTGAGTTTCGCCGGTGGGAAGTATACAATCGATGTGATTATCGGTCTGCCCGTTATGCTGGACCTGGGCAAACTCACCTTCGCATCCGAGGGGGTATCGGAAACCTTCAGCTTCGACGCGAAAGGCAAAACGCCGGGAAAGCCAAATCTCATACTCTCCGGTGTGCAGCCACTTATGCAGGTGCGAACGGCTCAAGGGGGGCATCGGCTTCGAATGTTTGTCGACACAGGGGCGAGGCAAACCAGCCTGCATCGCACGGCTTTACTCGACTATCCCGACTTGGGGAAACAGGCTGAAACGAAAGCTGCGACCGTCGGCGGCGCTGGTGGCACAGCGGTTGACGCCGCCGCGATGGTATTGCCTCGGCTTCTTTTGGAAGCGGCGGGTAGGCAGATCAACTTACCAAACATCAGAGTTCTGTCCAAAGCTCAACCCGATCGCCATGGTGAGATCGGACAGGATTTCCTAAGACAGGCTAAGAGTTTTACGCTCGATTTCAACAGCATGATCCTGTCCATGGCTTAA
- a CDS encoding periplasmic heavy metal sensor: MKRYKTLILSLSLGLNVFLIACGATLWIRHKMPPPFATPEQIEQAVLAPLQGQDRLAMERAFASRKTQIEDARQNYRRSLRRAITIVAQPDLDVPALRREAATAKAARSEMTGLMVDAMLEGVEHMSPQGRRGLLSAAPARQTSPRTGDNAGNPN; encoded by the coding sequence ATGAAACGCTATAAAACCCTGATCCTCAGTCTGTCCCTTGGTCTCAATGTCTTTTTGATCGCCTGCGGCGCAACCCTGTGGATACGGCATAAGATGCCGCCACCGTTCGCCACCCCGGAGCAGATTGAACAAGCCGTGCTCGCGCCGCTGCAAGGGCAGGATCGCTTGGCTATGGAGCGCGCGTTTGCGAGCCGAAAGACCCAGATTGAAGACGCGAGGCAAAACTACAGGAGATCTCTGCGCCGCGCGATCACCATCGTTGCTCAGCCGGACCTTGATGTTCCGGCGCTCCGCCGTGAGGCCGCGACGGCAAAGGCCGCCCGCTCGGAGATGACGGGGTTGATGGTTGATGCGATGCTGGAAGGCGTAGAACACATGAGCCCGCAGGGCCGCCGCGGGCTTTTAAGCGCCGCACCTGCAAGACAAACCAGCCCTCGTACCGGCGATAATGCGGGAAATCCCAACTAA